acactgctgacggGGAAGTCTTACAATTCTATGtgaaaaaatccgaactatgccattaatatgtatatatgtggtaGTACAATAGTGCAACTATTTGTCTTTGGCAGCATATAGTACACGTTGGAAAGGAAAtcctaaaatgttacttaatgtGATGACACAGAATGTTCTGTCCCAAAGTGCACCATAGAGTAGATCCACGCTTTTCACAGGAATTCAGTTCCGGACCCACCTGCAATTGTAATTGATATGCTTAGATAAATGTGTAAACCCTCCtgtcattgttcactcgcaaTACAATGCAGGTGTTCTATTCACAATAATAGTGACATGAATGTTCCATGTACTAAATTCACTATTAAATTGTGCATAACAAAATTCCACTCGCTAAAATGCAACATGCTGAGTGCTATGGTAAGCATGTGCGCTGCCTGGGTCAGAGGGAAGTATATAACTGCCAAAAAGATGGCGGCGGATGGTGATACCGTCCTTGAATCACTCATCTCATACTCAATCACACATCAGTGATTGTGCAGCCTTGTGGTGCCGCCAGAAGCGTTGGCCATGGCATTATCAAGATGAGACATTTTATTTGGCTTTGGTAGTGTTAATAACTAAAAAGGTCGGTCAGGAACTTTATTTTTCCCACCTTCACCTTTTTATTCACTTTGCCGCTCTGATGTAGCAGCAtacatatgaaaaaaaattgtttcccGGGAGCACTATGGAAGAATACATACAAAATGTGCTATTTGGGGCTTGTTTGTGAGTCAAAACATTTTGCTACTCCTCCAGGTGGTTTTTTGGGAAGATCCCTCGAGCCAAAGCAGAGGAGATGCTCAACAAACAAAGGCATGATGGCGCCTTCCTCATTAGAGAAAGTGAGAGTGCACCGGGCGACTTCTCCCTCTCTGTCAAGTGAGTAGCCCCGCTCACACTGCTTCCTGCCACTCTAGCTAAACTTTACCATCTATCATCATTCACGCTGCTAACAGTTGATCAGCTTCACAAGTTTCCATGTAAGTCTGAATCATCGCCACAGCTACTTCCTTATTCAGAAGAATAGAAGTCATCCCTTCCCTCTGCTGAGCTGGGCtcactcgttttttttttctttttccagtaTTTGCTTAGTAAACTGCCTTACTTCCTCATAACTGTTTCCATTTTGACCTTCCCCAAAGACTCATCATATCACAGCAGGTTAAGTTCGACTGGTCTGTCCGCACTATTCTGTTTTGTCCTCTGAATCGATTGTGTGACATTGATTGTTGATTGATCgtgtcttgaagcaattgaggcgAAATGAAGTGCACCGCtttgctgcaaccagcagaggtgcttcTGTTTCAGCTTTTGCAGTTTAAAGCGCAAGATGTGAGAAGTCCATGTCAACCTCCACTCTGACATAACTCCCTTGGGTAGCATTATTCTCATATACCAAATAATCAGATGACTTATCATTCATTTCCCAGTCGTTTCCCATTGATCAACGTCAACTTTATGTATACAGACATCCctcgcttaatttaggccaagaataagtatgatttgtttaaaaatgcattttttactaataataggcagtattcaaccacgaaactgctatcatttattaatacatttttggcacgatgttcgaactgtgatgtagcgaaggacgactgtcgtgtatttattattattattattattattattattattattattattattattattagatcgATTGTATCTCTGTATACTTGTATAGTACAATTTACTACCAAAACCCTCTTTTCTAGGTTTGGGAATGATGTGCAGCACTTCAAGGTTCTCCGTGATGGAGCCGGGAAGTATTTCCTATGGGTGGTGAAGTTTAACTCCCTCAACGAGCTGGTGGATTACCATCGTTCCACCTCTGTCTCCCGTAACCAGCAAATCTTTTTGCGAGACATCGAGCAGGTCCACCAGGTAACAACTGTCACGGTAACTTCCTGCGGTGCTCTTCCTTCTTGTTTTCCAATATCATCATTAGTCTTTAggatttttgtcatttaaaaaaaacggttATGGCTAATATTGACTCTCTAAACCCGATAATATGCCACACATACTTATTAAGCACATTTTAAgttgtaaaatgtataggtactcaccgctAGTGAGTGATAACATCTCAGTCACGGTGTAGCCATTGGCCTGGTCATCAGGTTTTTGTGACAACCATGCTTCCATCTCTTGTGGCACCGCCTCCGTCTCCTTCTAAAGCGGCTAGGGCTTGCTAAGTCCTCCCGGCTGCCAGTCCGAGACGATGCAGGCGTTCCTCCAAtgccgcgtctacataatccacactgcacACCTGTTGTAAAAGGAAAGGAAGGCTTGCACATCTTTCAAATACAGGTGCATGTCAGTAAATCTGAAAGTAGTACAACATATCAAGATTATTCCAGAATCACGAAGTGGTTTCTGGAAGTATTTCACTCTGTgtagaaatacacacacatacatctagtatctcactatattgatgaacaaatGCGTTATAATGCATGACCAAGTCAGTTGTTCAGAATCGCATGAGTAGCGGTGGAGCTGCCTCAGGATTACCCTGTATGCCTTGCGGGCgccttttataaataataaatgatgttTACGTGTTTGTTGTTAGCGTTTAGTGGTTTGTCCATTGCCCAGATGGAATGGTAGtcatttgttttgtcattgtgtcATTCTGTTTGACATTCTTCCCATGTGCCCTGTTTGCTATGTCTTTCCTCAAGCAAGCAGACAATTTCCTGTGAGACCAAGTTCGTCAcacagagttacgatgccatcgcAGATTGTACCATTATAATGTGTCgcagtccaaatgtatttgtggcaggccaCACTGGGAAACACTGCTATCAGTCGTTTTCATGTTCCCTCGTGATTAgcgcattcaatcccagccatttttcaaaagacaacctcttcagtaccggccattttagacaattatgactgatttttcatggcacacagaatattgtgttctctggctatataaacatggaacctaccaaaagattACTCGTCTTTcaccagggaaaaaaaaaatcaacctttttctattctttagtaatcaacagTCGAACATAggtgagtttcaggaaaatatccgttcccaacaagaaaggaggaaaaacagctttttgtgaaaatatacatttaaagcataactttcactttgacacaaatgtttcgcttttgtgacagctcaaatatctaaacaactataccaatgtaaacaacacaaaatgtgttgttttacatcaaaataactatttatttaccaatataacaccatgaactatttaaaatggtcacatttggaactaagctgtatttgttttttttttttaatttccctacaatgcgcgACATTCTGCACAcgacactcctccatgctcttccacctcctccttgctgtcgagtgtgtttttacaggcAAATGatgcatgccgagctcttatcaaatgcgctTCTGCCACCTTATGGCCAtgtttatggcttaaaactgctgtaaaagtggCATCTTTTTGTGTGCAGTTGCCTAAGACGTATGAACATGTCTTTGCGATCAGgcatttgggtttataaaaacgtataaatacctgtttttggtattgaatgagttaagaatgACATCTGTCTCCAGTGCGGCTCCAGTTTGAGTTtccttccacttttttttttttttttcgtttttccTGTTGCTTCGCCTGCCCATCCCGTTCCACTCTTGCTAACCTCTTCCCGCCTCCCGTTTCCTTGTTTCCATTGCACAGCATCCCACATACGTGCAGGCGCTCTTTGACTTCGACCCCCAGGAGGAAGGAGAGCTGGGTTTCCGACGCGGCGACTTCATCCAAGTCCTGGACAACTCTGACCCCAACTGGTGGAAAGGCGGTTGCCACGGCCAAACGGGCATGTTCCCCCGCAACTACGTCACGCCTGTCAATCGGAACATGTGAAACAGTCCCACCATGTAAACggcaacaccaccaccaccatcatcatcatcattctaGGTCTCATCAGCCCCCTCCCCTCCATCTGATCCCCAACCAGCCCCTCCACCTCCTCGTGGCCATCACACAATAACAGGAGCAGACAGGAAGAAAGCAAACAAGCGAAAGTGAGAGAGAGATAAGACGGAAGTGCTGTCGTAGGCGGTGCTTTGTGGGTAGGTGGCAGCTGAGCATAATCAACCTAAAACTTGCATTGAGGTGAATGCCTCAGTGAGGATTCAAACTGCCTCTTGAGggaatcaaaaaaaaaagaaacgaaaaaaaaaagcatagtgCAACCAAGCGTGAAGATAACCAAATGATTCAAGCGCTACAACTCCCACAGTTTCTGTCTTCTCCTTAACTTCTTAACATTCTgccttcttgtgttttcttttggtTCTCCTTTTGCCGCATGTTGTTTTAATGCCTCTGTTTTTAAtggggggggagaaaaaaaaatctaaaaaagaaatgcttttaaaaatgtacaaaaaagaagagaagTGATGCCATACGCAGCAAGTTTCCATGTCTAAGATGATTGGCCAATGAGCATTGTACATCGGCCTCTGGCTGTATAAATAAATCAACTATAGAGAGAATCCATTTTTTaagaatatatattatatatttgtatgtgtttgtcTGTATTACCTTCCATCACACATTGTATTATTTTCCATTTGTAAATTATGTTGAATCCTTTGTTAGTCTGGATAAGACCTGGTAGCTCTCGAATGTGCCGAATTGTCCTTCAAGTTTCTATCTGAGCCAGCTCAGATACACATGGCGTGATATTCAAGGGGGACGGCAATTCCCATTgaattgtttgttgttgttgttgttgtttttgtttttttgtttttatacgaGGAAGTCTAGTTAGAATCCAATCCTGTCGGGAAGCTCCTGTTGACCAGCAAGTGAGATGCAAGATGCAAGCCCTGCATGAGGTCATCCACCTTTTCCCCCCCCCAAAGGCGATGTATTTATTGCAGCCATTTTGACTTGGGCACCGAATGTAGCTGACTGAGTCTACAGACATGACCATGAGGGAAGCAGGGCCGGAGAACTCAACCACACGACCGTGCAAGGGATTTTAAAAGACACGCTGTCATGTTATCCATATTCATTGACAGAGGGGGGGCGGAGTCTGCGCCTCATGTGCAGGTAGTCGGCGCTCTCCTCGTCATACCTGAGATTGGATAATCAGCAACTGGCACAGATTAACAGTTCCAAAAACTGAGagattctttttgttgttgttgttgagagATCAGTTGAAATGATATAAAAGATTTtggtgtttttcatttttgtcaaatgtggtgtccagcacttttttttttttcttctttttcttggtcAAAGATTTCGATCTCCATTttagtccagtttgttgtttgcTGGTTTCTCGCTCTCTCTGGATAGTGCCTTTCTCTCTGGTGTTTCAGCGTTTCCCACCCACAACTTTGAGCCTGCACTAACACCCCCGCCCGCCATCCCTTTTTATGGGGCCAACCAGTCCTACAGTGAGAAACGGTGTACATAATCTAACCTGTCCCATCCAACATTCTCTGACATCACCTCGCCTTCACCTTAGTCCCCACCTACATGGAACTCTTCTTATTGAAGTGTCTCTCTCTCGCCTTGTCTTACCTAAATGATACTGTtttggttttgctttttttatttgcatttttttgtttttttcttgttttcaattaataaaatgcaattattaaaaaatgtatgtatttgtgccattaatttttgtaattgtaCTGGAACCGGATCACCTCGAACGAGACCTGCCCACTGCCTTTTAATCTGAAAAATGCGAGACTCATTATTGAGCCTTGAGGGATGCCGTTACTGTTATCAGCACAACACTTTTGTTGTAGTCATCACAAATCCAGGAAACGTATTTCATTAGAAgacttatacagtcgtcccccgctacaaatgaataaatgactgctgtttcttggttgagtATGGAATATTTGTCAAAAACAATGTAAGAAAGCAAattatgtgtagtattctggccccTAGGCGTCATgacagtgatgtgcgataccactgattctTTTCTGATTGCATacggagtaaaattcaggctggtatcagtgATGCCGATAATTTGGCCAAACACACCTAACATGTCTGGTAAATAAAAAGTTGTGTATTTCAAATGATAGCATCACTCATAAAAGAATATAAGGCATCtgagtatttttttcatttattttaaacagctGCATAACATTTAGACAAAGTCTCAATAATTGAGTGACTTGAGTTTCCACTGTTTTCCTGTTAATGATACACATTACCTCAAAAGAttgaagtatcgatatttttgatttttagaatgtacttcAGAGTTTAAAGATCTGTTATCGAAGgtgtcgatatttcagtatcgattcGCACATCACTCCaaaacatgacattaccttcacTCTGCATGTAGTCAGTCAGCTATGGCTTGTCCGGCACGACAAAGTTAGtttcccattctgtgtggaagtggtaaggttttagcttctttgtccttcttccccacgcTGTTTGAAACAATTTCCTACGTTTAGAAAAGTAcactggagaggctaactagttagctcggtagctagGTATggtggccatctcttgtgtccctccagtgatcccgtagcctgggCATTAcctaaacaaagaataatgagtgtacaggtgacttttggtgtgttatttaatgtctgcgGGGCTTCAATAAtagtaaaaatcgtatttagaaagtcaaacaagctttctatgctctaactctgaaaatattccatttattaatattaaattaaccgcgataaactagGGATAACTGTTTAATTATAGAGTCGTCCCTTACCACgtcacgcttcaaatttcgtGGGTTcactcatgttttttcaaaatatattaataaatcatccctgttttgtggttgactaggGCCTAttactaagaaaaaaaaatgcatattaaaacaaatgtgacttatttttgacctaaattaagcatttcaaaacATAACAATATCTTTAAAAAATTCAATTACAAATACCtgtataagacattcagaaaacgcattggAAAGACATGTTGGTATGTGgtgttctacactggccactaggtgtcagtaatgttacattagagGTCCCACAAGTAAAAAGAAAGAACAAGGAAGTCTGCCAGTGCTAAAGtgtttattatgtcttattcttTATTATGTCTATGctgggtaatgtgagtgtaaaggtcactatagcgGTGTttcttcatgtctagagggctacaATAgtattaaaaagcatatttagaaggtcggaaacaggtttccgttgctctaactataaaaagaTTACATATAAGGACTCCGActtcagggaaattcacttctcacgGGCTTgacccaattaaccgcgataaacgagggataactCAAACTTCACTTAttttctgtaaaatttcccttatTCTCAAATGCTATTGACAGTCTCAAATGCGCTAACCCGCTGCAGTTATTGCAGGCAAAGTATTTGTAGCTAATATTGAATAATTTCTGAtacatttctgctatttttgcATACAAATGTTGGTATGAGCTGATTGGATGCTTGGTAGTGTTGTGTGTGCAGACATCTCGCACCTGTCGTCTAGATTctcttttctaaaaaaaaaaaaaaacagaatgtgcCTGCATAGATTGGACAATGGGACGAGGGTTGTCAGTCTACGCTATCCTGCATGCTAACAATGATAAACCCCTGGTCCCGAGTGTAGCGCCCCCTCCCACCCACGTCTGGCCCCAGGCACTTTTGGACCGCCAGTTGAATAGGTCAGCGAGCCAGTTTTATCTCCAGCAGCCTGCTCCTCCATGGAAGTGTCTGCTTGTGAAGCACGGATGGCTTACAGCACGTGAAACCTTTTTGCATGAAGGATGCGGTGCACTTTTCATACGTGCCTATGCAGTGTGGAACGTGTCAAAGTCCAGTCtattcttgtgtgtcttttAAACACGCTGCTTCCATCAGCTGCCCCCTTTCCATCCAACTCATCTATTCAACGTATGAAAGATAGCAGTCTGCTTCAGTGCTCTCATTCATCCCAGTGTAGCCAGTGAGGCGTTCAATGAACATACATGATGCTGACTGCAATTCGACCACTTTGTATGCCAGCTTACCAGGAGTCCAAGTGTCCGTGGGTGTGAATGGTTTTCTGtctatacagtacaatattttccacttgaattttttttcaagcgCATTGAacaattttgcctttaatttgttgatcctAACTGTACTCATAAAGATTTCAGgcacaaaaaaagtatttttttcaacactttAAGAATATATAAGTACAACAGTATcagcaaataaaatgcaattataAAAATAGATGATAAAATAGTGTAAAATAACTAGaccttttctctttttctgtcATTATTTCCTGTtgggtgcttttattttgttatgtatGTTTGGACTGAATACATGACCTTTACTACCTGTCTTTGATGTATAATTAGGGTTCTTTTTAGTTGAACCGGGGCTTCCGCTAATGGTAAACCTCCCATTTTACCTGCGAAACGCATGATTTTGCCCCTTTTTTCCTGGCGTCCTTGTGTTCCTGTATTTTTCCCGTATTTTTTaacttcctttaaaaaaaacaacaactctcaACTACTGCTGGCAGCCTCTGCAACACTTGGAAATGTCAGGCCTTACCAACAATCGAACATATGAACAACACAgcaccaaataaaatacaaagatattTGTGAAGATAAACATAGATGAGAACTGAAAAACATCAATCTCATCACACTAGTATCCGTCCAATACTATACTACGATACCGTACTAACGATATTTTGATCAatccagtccagggtctaccccgcGTCTCgcccagctgggataggctccagctcactcgtGGCCCCCGTACAGGGTAAGCggtataaaaaaatgacaaaatctcTCAGCGTGATGAGAGAATATAAGGTGCATGACCGTATGTCGTGTTCACCAGCAGTCACGTCACAGTTAAAAGCTCTCTTTTAACTTTTAAGACGATTGGAGGATTTGTCAGCAGTGGAAAAGATTACCATGGGCGTGTGAACGGAGTGACCACAATATTATATCGCTGACCTTTTGCTCTCAGTCTAGACAGGCACACGCAATAACATGCAAAGTCATAGATGATATCTCGAGGAGATGGCTGAATACTTGCTATTAATAAAATCTCATTTGAGTAAAGTGCATGGGAGAGCGAGACGTGCAGTGCGCTCgacaacaacaaaatcacaGTGAGTGCAACCCTTCACTTGAGCTCCTTACAGTCAAGTTTCTGCCCTGTTGACTGCTGTTAATCATATCTTCAGAGTGGGCAGCAAGTGGTGAAGTTTAACCCTCCGTCCCGCTTGTAATATATTAAATCAAGATGCCATGGAAACTGTGTGTCCACGTTTAGTGGGAGGATGAAGTTATTGGGTCACtttgtgctgcgtttgtgcagctttgtgcagttaaaatgaacatttgtgctgcttttgtgtttgagttatagcagaactacctgttttactgtgcatatgacaataaaactcttaatCTTGAGTtattacagtttattttatagGTCAACCAAAGGTCAACCAGCCCCCCATCTGCTCCGAATGAGACCAAAATAGCCCCgttcgtttgtgctgttttgtgcaattaaaatgaacatttgtgctgttttcgtttttgagttattacagtTCATTTTATAGGTCAACCAAAATTCACCCAGCCCCCCCATTTGCTGCAGATGGAACCAAATAGTCCCCTTAGtttgtgctgcgtttgtgctgttttgtgcaataaaatgaatgtttgtgctgctttcattttttagttattagtttattttataggtcaagctaagttcacccagccccccatttgctccaaatgaaaccaaaatagtcccatttgtttgtgctgttttgtgcaggtaaaattaatgtttgtgctgctttcgttTTTGAGGTATTAACGATTTAAGTTTTGGGCTATTACATAATCAGCCTCTCGACATGCccagaatgaaaccaaaatagtctcgtCAACCTGCATTTATTTATCCGGCACGCAAAGGTtaacaagttaaaaaaacagaCGAATAAAACATATCAAGGtgggtttttttaatttgattttatttcattcatattctattctattattgtttgtatatatgtatatatatatatatatatatgtatgtatgtatgtatgtacaagatacaagatacaagagagttttattgtcatgtgcatagtaaaacagcagttataccatgcaatgaaaatcttattctgttcattctcccaagaaaagaatatgtatgtatgtatgtatatatatatatatatatatatgtgatatatacatatatatatatatatatatatatatatatatatatatatatatatatatatatatatatatatatatatatatatatatatatatatatatatatatatgtgataGTAGGACACATACAAGTATAACAATTGAATTCATCCGTATTCATCAGTATTCCAGATGACGCTTTCTACTGAGCCATGTAATTCTACGATGTGACTGCCACCTGCTGGCCATTTACGTTATGTGCATGCAttagaaaatacagtacataaatacaGCACAGCAATATATTGTATGTGCTTAAATTAGAACATGCACGAAcccaacaaatacattttatgtgcTTAAATTTGAACATGCACGAACCCAACGAATACATTTCATGTGCTTAAAGTGGAAAATACACCAGTacaacaaatgtattttatgtgatTTTGTCATCGTTTTCCTCTTGTTCAATTATACTAACATGTACATATATAGTCATCGCTTAGACATTTTGTAAATCTGCAGCCAATTATGAATATTGATGTAAATGAGGTGATTTATGTTAATACACTGTCAAATATTGTCCATCAGGGTTGAACTAAACCATGATCCcatgcattatttctataaaccaATGGCACTTTTTCGGATTTATCTTCAGTATTTCTTGGTAATTGATTTCGAAATTTGGGGTTTGGTCATATAGTTGCtctcatactgtatttatattgtttatatacggtgtagatactgtacataataaACACCACAGACCTAATTACGTTTCACCAATGCCAGTTTAAATTATATGATATGCTAAAATATATtatgatttaatttaatttcatttaaaaatgtagacTATGACGTCTCGggccaaaaaaatatacatatagaaAGTGACTATGATatgaaacaataataatattgaaaaataaatgttgtttttttaaattaaaacaaaaacaaaattaaagaaTATGCAATGATGTTATGATAGAAAACGATAAcgataaagaaaagaaaatgttatttctgtcATTGTAATGATATgatataaaataacattattattaaaaaagaaaaataatatgcTATGATAATAGAATTAGAAAAGAAAACTGTTTCAGTCATTGTTGCCATTCCGGCGCTCACAGCTGTACCACGTGACCACGGGGTACGGGCCTAGTGTTTGTTCAGCCAGAGAGGCACAGAAGAAAAATGGCGGCTCCAGGCGAACCAAAACGGGACGCCGGGCTAATATTTTGAGCTTTCACACCAGAAAGAACACAAGGTGTACCCGGGGTTGGATGCTCGGCGTCACCAACAACCGCTGCGGCATTGTGGGGGTACCGCTTTGTCTCGCTTCATCGTCGGTTAAGCGGACGCAATCATTGGGATTGTAAAATAATAGACTTCGCCTATCATGAGAGGCAAAAGGGGCAGGCCGCCCAAACCGCTACCAACGGAGGAGCCGTCTCCAGCTACGGCTACTGCTCGGGGCTTGCGGCCGAGGAGGAATATCAAGCCCAGGGTACGAGACAGCGGGGACGAAGACGTCGAGAGTCCGGTTCGGGAAGCAGTCAAGCCTAGCAGAAAAAGGAAAGGAGGATCTGCTATATCGACGCGAGGAAGGGGACGAGGCAGAGGCGGCAGGGGAAGACGAGGGGGTCGTGGAGGAAGGAGAGCGCCTGTGTACAAAAATGTGGTGTACGACGACCATGAGAGCGACGAAGAGGACGACGCTGTCAGCCTGAGGTCGGAGGAGGAAGAGCTGGTCGAGGAGGACCCTCAGTCCGAGGAGGACGAGGCCCTCAAAGCAGACTCGGACTGTCTTGATGATGTGCTGGACGACGAAGAGGAGGTGGAGGATGATGCCAGCGACTGCACAGAGAGTAGCTTTCGGAGTCAGAGCACACACGCCAGCACTCCGGGTAAATCAACTCGAAACGCAACCATAATGTCCTAACATGAGGGTGGAAATGCCCTATCTATGATCCAATTTTGGACAAGCACACGAAGCAGTAAGGTTATTGTTCAAAATGGAGAATGCACACTTCTTGTATGAAAACAGGCCGCGGTCTGCTTTGTAGGCAGGTGGATTGTCGCGTCAGTTTCCTGACCTATCCATACAAGCTAATATGCCTTTAAATGATTGCTATGTATCCTGTGTGTGATACTTAGCAATATGTGCAACT
This genomic interval from Dunckerocampus dactyliophorus isolate RoL2022-P2 chromosome 18, RoL_Ddac_1.1, whole genome shotgun sequence contains the following:
- the grb2b gene encoding growth factor receptor-bound protein 2b isoform X1, which encodes MEAIAKYDFKATADDELSFKRGEILKVLNEECDQNWYKAELNGKDGFIPKNYIEMKAHPWFFGKIPRAKAEEMLNKQRHDGAFLIRESESAPGDFSLSVKFGNDVQHFKVLRDGAGKYFLWVVKFNSLNELVDYHRSTSVSRNQQIFLRDIEQVHQVTTVTHPTYVQALFDFDPQEEGELGFRRGDFIQVLDNSDPNWWKGGCHGQTGMFPRNYVTPVNRNM
- the grb2b gene encoding growth factor receptor-bound protein 2b isoform X2; this encodes MEAIAKYDFKATADDELSFKRGEILKVLNEECDQNWYKAELNGKDGFIPKNYIEMKAHPWFFGKIPRAKAEEMLNKQRHDGAFLIRESESAPGDFSLSVKFGNDVQHFKVLRDGAGKYFLWVVKFNSLNELVDYHRSTSVSRNQQIFLRDIEQVHQHPTYVQALFDFDPQEEGELGFRRGDFIQVLDNSDPNWWKGGCHGQTGMFPRNYVTPVNRNM